The following is a genomic window from Nitrospirota bacterium.
AACGGGTTCTCGTTCCGCTCTTCACCGATGGTGGAAGCGGGACCGTGGCCGCAATAGACCTTGGTATCGTCCGGCAGGGTCATGAGGTTCGTCTTTATCGAGAGGAGTAGGGTCGGCAGATCTCCCCCCATCAGGTCCGACCTGCCGATGGAGCCGGCAAAGAGCGTGTCGCCGGTAAAAACCACCCCCTGTTCAAGCAGGCAGATGCCGCCCGGAGAATGACCGGGTGTGTGCAGGACCTTGAGAGATACTTCGCCCGCGGTGATGATATCGCCCTGCTTCACATACCGGTCTGCTTCGGGCGAGGATATGGTGCTCATGCCGAATGCGCGGGCTTGCATTGTTGCTGAACCCATCATCGGCGCGTCGTCTTCGTGGATGAGCAATTCCGCGCCCGTGGCATCCTTGAGCGCCTTGTTCGCGCCGATGTGATCGAAGTGGCCGTGGGTGTTCACGATGTATTTGACCTTCAGACCCTCGTCCTTGATGATCTTCAGTATCTCCTGAGCATCGTCACCCGGATCGATGACCACGGCTTCTTTGGTCTTCCCATCCGCAAGGATAAAGCAGTTCACCTGGAGAGGGCCTACGACGATCCCGTACAATACCATGTTCTTTTTTGCTCCCTGATAGGAATGAACGACCAAATATCCGACCAATACCATGACCACGACGATCACGGAAATAATATCGAACACATAGTGTGCCCGGCGTCGGTGAACGGGAACGGCATTCATTTGCTTTCCGTTTCCAATGCCAGCAGTCTCTTCTTCATCCCGAGCCCTCCCGAGAACCCGCCCAGTCCGCCTGTCGCGTCAATGACGCGATGACAGGGGATGATGATCGGGATGGGATTCACACCGAGCGCCTGGCCCACCGCCCTGCCAGCCTTGGGGTTCTTTATCCTCTTTGCGATCCAGGAATAGGACCGGGTTTCGCCGTAAGGGATCGCCATTGCCGCCCGCCAGACCGCCTGCTGGAAGGTCGTATAATAACGCATATCAAGAGGCAGGTCAAATGAAACGCGTTCGCCGGAAAAGTATTGCCGGAGCAATGTTGCGGATTTATCCAAAATGCCTGATGGATTTTTCATAACTGACGAG
Proteins encoded in this region:
- a CDS encoding MBL fold metallo-hydrolase, which gives rise to MVLYGIVVGPLQVNCFILADGKTKEAVVIDPGDDAQEILKIIKDEGLKVKYIVNTHGHFDHIGANKALKDATGAELLIHEDDAPMMGSATMQARAFGMSTISSPEADRYVKQGDIITAGEVSLKVLHTPGHSPGGICLLEQGVVFTGDTLFAGSIGRSDLMGGDLPTLLLSIKTNLMTLPDDTKVYCGHGPASTIGEERNENPFLNRQSGFE
- a CDS encoding methylated-DNA--[protein]-cysteine S-methyltransferase, which codes for MRISECGIKKAVFFTSLGWAGVAASEQGICRVVLPKKDKKIVEQELRSARFASPLTPALSPEGRGREKASSSVMKNPSGILDKSATLLRQYFSGERVSFDLPLDMRYYTTFQQAVWRAAMAIPYGETRSYSWIAKRIKNPKAGRAVGQALGVNPIPIIIPCHRVIDATGGLGGFSGGLGMKKRLLALETESK